A single window of Metallosphaera hakonensis JCM 8857 = DSM 7519 DNA harbors:
- a CDS encoding DEAD/DEAH box helicase, with protein MSFPLAELFFSEYNSDPSRNYLVSAPTGSGKTHIAKRVLAKSDGLSVYVSPLKALSREVYSSLRNRTRALLVDTDAYEDDLRRISSDVLLLTYEKFDSSIRHGYPWLEKVSRLVIDEVHNVETSRGLALENIVLWAKARHVPTISLSATLSNPDKYTSWLNAKMISHQKRTVPLHECVAYPYVLKCGDWEETFSPHKLTRPRFEVLVQVLEKITGKGKNALVFVKSRRSAESLALELRKRDFRAHHYHSGMPYDERTKVLDMLLQGDINVVVSTTALGQGVNLPVYAVLFYELKLPDVNEKGEFKGWKDVTVSEFRQMAGRAGRPKYDSEGMIIIVSNSERTARDLAQRYYHGAMTSQNAKPDLDTLSLAYISWNDGVEMDEFRSSLNSTFNFNGIEASKIEYSLSRLKEMKLVVLNRGISVTSLGHAVAVSYIDVKALSGFPLEDEKVDLVSAIVGSPAVAPSLRGCKDGVQLLSKWMGGESLEGVCDKLTTKDVNEVISNARWISFAMFRVLKALGDNRYLRALEIHENLKYGVPSEGIKLAKAGIPRDVTLDLVKSGITDLREMCIRIGLRELRDNLRRHGIQVEVLCREIYSNDTVAFDVRRALQELQDKEFSLGDVEKRFGRDVARELLRKKLIERKGEKYLVRKMKFY; from the coding sequence ATGTCATTTCCCCTAGCTGAGCTATTCTTCAGCGAATACAACTCTGATCCCTCTAGGAATTACTTGGTATCCGCGCCAACAGGTAGTGGTAAAACGCATATAGCTAAGAGGGTCTTAGCTAAGAGCGACGGACTATCAGTTTACGTGTCTCCACTGAAGGCTCTATCCAGGGAGGTTTACAGTTCACTAAGGAACAGGACTAGGGCTCTTTTAGTGGATACCGATGCCTACGAAGACGATCTCAGGAGAATAAGCTCTGATGTTCTTCTCTTAACATATGAGAAATTCGACAGTTCAATAAGGCACGGTTATCCATGGTTAGAGAAGGTCTCAAGACTAGTCATAGATGAAGTTCACAACGTCGAAACATCCAGGGGATTGGCACTGGAGAACATAGTTCTTTGGGCCAAGGCAAGACATGTGCCCACGATTTCACTGAGCGCTACCCTAAGTAATCCAGATAAGTACACGTCTTGGCTAAACGCGAAGATGATTTCTCACCAGAAGAGAACTGTCCCCCTCCACGAATGCGTGGCTTACCCCTATGTCTTGAAATGTGGCGACTGGGAGGAGACCTTTAGTCCCCATAAATTAACCCGGCCTAGATTTGAGGTACTCGTCCAAGTATTGGAAAAGATAACGGGAAAAGGTAAAAACGCATTGGTCTTTGTAAAGAGTAGGAGATCTGCCGAATCCTTAGCCCTAGAACTTAGAAAGAGAGATTTCAGGGCTCATCATTACCACAGTGGAATGCCCTATGACGAGAGAACCAAGGTCCTCGATATGTTATTGCAGGGCGATATCAACGTCGTAGTTTCAACCACGGCTTTAGGTCAGGGAGTCAATCTTCCGGTCTATGCAGTGCTCTTTTACGAGCTAAAGTTACCGGACGTCAATGAGAAAGGCGAATTCAAGGGATGGAAAGATGTAACTGTTTCTGAGTTTAGGCAAATGGCTGGGAGGGCTGGGAGACCTAAATATGACAGTGAAGGGATGATAATCATAGTCTCCAATTCCGAAAGAACCGCGCGTGACCTGGCGCAGAGATATTATCATGGGGCAATGACTTCACAAAACGCGAAGCCTGACCTGGACACTTTATCCCTGGCATATATCTCCTGGAACGATGGGGTTGAGATGGATGAGTTCAGGTCCTCACTGAACTCAACATTCAATTTCAACGGAATCGAAGCAAGCAAGATAGAATATTCGCTTTCCCGCCTTAAGGAGATGAAGTTAGTGGTTCTTAACCGCGGAATATCAGTAACGTCATTGGGGCATGCGGTAGCTGTTAGTTACATAGACGTCAAGGCGTTATCCGGCTTCCCTCTAGAGGACGAGAAAGTAGACCTGGTATCTGCAATAGTTGGATCTCCGGCAGTGGCCCCATCGCTCAGGGGATGCAAGGATGGTGTTCAGTTATTGTCCAAGTGGATGGGGGGAGAATCGCTTGAGGGCGTTTGCGATAAATTGACCACTAAAGATGTTAATGAAGTCATTTCTAATGCCAGGTGGATTTCCTTTGCCATGTTTAGAGTACTAAAGGCTTTGGGGGATAATAGATATTTAAGGGCCCTTGAAATCCATGAGAACTTAAAGTACGGCGTACCGTCGGAAGGGATTAAGTTGGCTAAGGCGGGGATACCTAGAGACGTGACTTTAGATCTAGTTAAGTCTGGAATAACGGATCTTAGGGAGATGTGCATTAGGATCGGCCTTAGAGAACTAAGGGATAACCTGAGAAGACATGGAATTCAGGTGGAAGTTCTTTGTCGGGAAATTTATTCCAACGATACCGTAGCCTTTGATGTCAGAAGAGCTTTGCAGGAACTTCAGGACAAGGAGTTTTCGTTGGGAGACGTCGAGAAAAGGTTCGGTAGGGATGTAGCTAGAGAGTTATTGAGAAAGAAATTGATAGAGAGAAAGGGTGAAAAATACCTTGTTAGAAAAATGAAGTTTTATTAA